Proteins found in one Paenibacillus borealis genomic segment:
- a CDS encoding sensor histidine kinase, with amino-acid sequence MSEYSSNQPDEISRSDIQNVLRDSRLPALIWVILIYFSALFFQLPILPTWFEFIMFTGLILIHMLLHGYAGSVVDKRPWIYFVMQGLIVWGCALFMPNAHSVILVSLLTALAGQSIGIYAQRKQVLWVCTFYCTLFSVSLVWPRTTGDLPSTLPSLFFVMFFVIGYASLFYKQVRAKLRTQSFLRELERAHRKVEDLTIANERQRIARDLHDTLAQGLAGLIMQLDAVDAHLENDNIHRAQEIVQLSQTQAKRTLAEARSAIDDLRSYSAEVIDLSKAVEDEAEHFSHMTGIRISTQLSIPHPVVPKLIFEHSLHMIRECLANTAKYANASNVAIVVAARENVIELKITDDGRGFDTKLIEKQSGSYGLLGLYERARIIGGDIEIESGRQGTKVSVRIPLHQEDTDL; translated from the coding sequence ATGAGTGAATATTCGAGCAACCAACCGGATGAAATCTCCCGATCTGATATCCAAAATGTTCTGCGTGATTCCCGCCTGCCTGCTTTAATCTGGGTCATTCTGATTTATTTTTCCGCATTGTTCTTCCAGCTTCCCATACTTCCCACATGGTTCGAATTCATTATGTTTACAGGTCTCATTCTGATTCACATGCTGCTGCACGGGTATGCCGGCTCTGTTGTTGATAAAAGGCCCTGGATTTATTTTGTGATGCAAGGGTTGATTGTCTGGGGGTGTGCGTTATTCATGCCTAATGCTCATTCTGTCATCCTTGTAAGTCTATTGACGGCTTTGGCCGGACAAAGTATTGGTATATACGCTCAACGGAAGCAGGTGCTTTGGGTATGTACTTTCTATTGTACCTTGTTTTCTGTTTCGCTGGTTTGGCCCAGGACGACCGGTGATTTGCCATCGACATTGCCCTCTCTCTTCTTCGTAATGTTCTTCGTCATCGGCTATGCTTCTCTGTTCTATAAACAAGTTCGTGCTAAGTTGCGGACCCAGTCATTTTTGCGTGAATTGGAACGGGCGCACAGGAAGGTGGAGGATCTGACCATTGCCAACGAACGTCAAAGGATAGCCCGTGATTTGCACGATACCTTGGCCCAAGGGCTGGCAGGTCTCATCATGCAGCTTGATGCCGTGGATGCACATCTAGAGAACGATAATATCCATCGTGCCCAAGAGATTGTCCAGCTGTCACAGACCCAGGCAAAGCGTACGCTTGCAGAGGCGAGAAGCGCAATTGACGACTTGCGTTCGTATTCTGCAGAGGTCATAGATCTTTCAAAAGCGGTAGAGGATGAAGCTGAACATTTCTCACATATGACAGGGATCCGTATATCCACTCAGTTGTCGATTCCCCATCCGGTGGTACCTAAGCTGATCTTTGAACATAGCTTACATATGATCCGGGAATGCCTGGCCAATACAGCTAAATATGCTAATGCTTCGAATGTAGCCATCGTGGTGGCGGCACGCGAAAACGTTATCGAGCTAAAAATTACGGATGACGGAAGAGGATTCGATACCAAGCTGATTGAGAAGCAGTCCGGCAGCTATGGTTTACTTGGCCTATATGAACGAGCCAGAATTATTGGCGGGGATATCGAAATTGAAAGCGGAAGGCAAGGAACCAAAGTTTCTGTTCGCATTCCATTACATCAGGAGGACACTGACTTATGA
- a CDS encoding response regulator, whose product MTIRILIVDDHLVVREGLKLILETNPRYAVAVEASNGMEALRLVDANKPDVILLDLNMPEMSGLDTMEALRAKGFDIPVIILTTYNEDEMMIRGLELGAKGYLLKDTGREMIFRSIDAAVRGETLLLPEITGKVFANRLAEKAKEASPAKLSLTDKELIVLQAVARGSRSKEIGFDMGISERTVKSHLTSIYNKLGVDSRPQAVAVAVERGILHL is encoded by the coding sequence ATGACAATTCGTATTCTAATCGTGGATGACCATCTGGTCGTTCGAGAGGGGCTGAAGCTGATCCTGGAAACCAATCCAAGGTACGCGGTAGCCGTAGAAGCCTCCAACGGTATGGAAGCGCTCCGGCTGGTGGACGCTAACAAACCGGACGTTATCCTGCTGGACTTAAATATGCCTGAAATGAGCGGCTTGGACACCATGGAAGCGCTCCGGGCTAAAGGATTCGATATCCCGGTTATTATTCTGACTACCTATAACGAGGATGAAATGATGATCCGCGGACTGGAGTTAGGTGCCAAAGGGTATTTGCTTAAGGATACGGGAAGGGAGATGATCTTTCGCTCGATTGATGCAGCGGTGCGGGGGGAAACGTTGCTGCTTCCGGAGATCACCGGGAAAGTATTCGCTAACAGGCTGGCTGAAAAGGCGAAAGAGGCATCCCCGGCGAAGCTCTCTCTTACAGACAAAGAGCTGATCGTGCTTCAAGCAGTTGCCCGAGGATCCCGAAGTAAAGAGATCGGCTTCGATATGGGAATATCCGAACGTACAGTAAAATCTCATTTAACTAGTATCTACAATAAATTAGGTGTAGATTCGAGACCCCAGGCCGTTGCCGTCGCAGTGGAGCGCGGAATCCTGCACTTATGA
- a CDS encoding VOC family protein: MSAIGPDFISLQVSNLEYSAEFYQNYLGLVRSQAGPPHAVVFETKPIAFALRDLLPGIGLGSGTQPGLGIALWLHAPDTQEIHDKLVAAGVKITSAPIDGPFGRTFTFADPDGYQVTLHSKA, from the coding sequence ATGTCAGCTATTGGACCTGATTTCATCTCACTTCAGGTGAGTAATCTTGAATACTCTGCCGAATTCTATCAAAACTATCTCGGACTGGTGCGCTCACAGGCTGGCCCCCCTCATGCTGTGGTTTTTGAAACAAAGCCTATTGCATTTGCTCTTCGTGACCTATTGCCAGGAATCGGACTCGGTTCAGGTACTCAGCCGGGACTTGGTATCGCTCTATGGCTTCATGCCCCGGATACGCAAGAGATCCACGACAAGCTTGTTGCAGCAGGCGTAAAGATTACATCTGCACCAATAGATGGGCCATTCGGGCGAACCTTTACATTTGCCGATCCGGACGGTTACCAGGTTACCCTTCACAGTAAGGCCTAA
- a CDS encoding helix-turn-helix transcriptional regulator, which produces MNKTERLLAIVMELQRSKLQTADELAEVLGVSVRTIYRDMMALSEAGVPIIGETGLGYSLMEGYFLPPISFTVDEAVSLLLGTEFIEKRFDPTFRKSARSSRRKIEAILSRPIREETDRIQGSIRLLQKDEMVLMMREKVNLGIIREAMTEDKKLRFTYHKRVAEADGNRVTVRTVSPYGLAHDEQNGWLLLASCDLREDIRHFRVSRMSDLTVTEDTFQTPDNFDLQAYRPKDTRSTQVCAIFNPEIADKVEEANSYYMETAESKEDGYHVTFRVREPEELLSWILGWGADVVVTEPESFINRVREEIGKMKEHY; this is translated from the coding sequence TTGAATAAAACAGAACGTCTCTTAGCAATTGTGATGGAATTACAGCGAAGCAAATTGCAGACAGCTGATGAATTAGCTGAGGTCTTAGGGGTCAGTGTAAGAACGATCTATCGTGATATGATGGCTTTGAGTGAAGCGGGTGTTCCCATAATTGGGGAGACCGGATTGGGATACTCTTTAATGGAAGGCTATTTTCTTCCGCCCATTAGCTTTACTGTAGATGAGGCAGTATCGCTTCTTCTTGGAACTGAATTTATAGAAAAACGGTTTGATCCGACTTTTCGCAAAAGTGCCCGCTCTTCCCGCAGGAAAATCGAAGCCATTCTTTCCCGGCCCATCCGTGAGGAGACAGACCGGATACAAGGAAGCATCCGTCTGCTCCAAAAAGATGAAATGGTCCTAATGATGCGGGAGAAAGTAAACCTGGGAATTATTCGAGAAGCCATGACGGAGGACAAGAAACTTCGTTTCACCTATCACAAGCGGGTTGCTGAAGCTGATGGGAACAGGGTAACTGTGCGGACGGTATCTCCATACGGATTGGCACATGATGAGCAGAATGGCTGGCTGTTACTTGCATCCTGTGACCTGCGGGAGGATATTCGCCATTTCCGGGTCTCCCGAATGAGTGACCTTACCGTGACTGAGGATACGTTTCAGACTCCCGATAACTTCGACCTTCAAGCCTATCGGCCGAAGGATACCCGCAGTACACAGGTCTGCGCAATCTTTAATCCGGAAATCGCTGATAAAGTTGAAGAAGCCAATAGCTATTATATGGAGACTGCCGAATCTAAAGAGGACGGTTACCATGTCACTTTTCGTGTCCGTGAGCCGGAAGAATTGCTGTCCTGGATTCTTGGATGGGGGGCAGATGTGGTAGTCACTGAACCTGAATCCTTCATAAACCGGGTAAGAGAAGAAATCGGAAAAATGAAAGAACACTACTGA
- a CDS encoding DNA/RNA nuclease SfsA, with translation METNNYSFVFETPLIEGIICRRRNRFIMEVEVDGVIYDCHCPTTGRIGDIVFRNVPCLLSKSDNLSRKTLYTVEAISVDLPSNANKSWIGINQNAANRYVEHFIKSGQLSSMVINGEAIKREQTVGNSKLDFLVGNTYIEVKTPLTQLQVEVKEHIETKKGTSFTSFERFIKHIGELAHSLNENDKAILLVCFIYDSSKYIGSSSGKHNSYIRNSVHSSIHQGVEVWQVNFQITPTEVNLIRYFETTKDIINA, from the coding sequence ATGGAAACTAATAACTATTCATTTGTTTTTGAAACACCCCTAATTGAAGGTATAATTTGCAGACGGCGAAACCGGTTCATTATGGAAGTTGAGGTGGACGGAGTCATATATGATTGCCATTGTCCCACTACAGGCCGTATTGGTGACATCGTTTTTCGTAATGTCCCCTGCCTGCTATCCAAAAGCGATAATTTATCAAGAAAGACTCTTTATACAGTAGAAGCCATTTCAGTTGATTTACCATCCAATGCCAATAAATCCTGGATAGGAATTAATCAGAATGCAGCAAACAGATATGTAGAACATTTTATAAAAAGCGGCCAGCTTTCTAGCATGGTGATTAATGGTGAAGCAATAAAAAGAGAACAAACCGTAGGCAACTCCAAACTTGATTTTCTTGTTGGTAATACTTACATTGAGGTCAAAACACCCCTTACGCAATTGCAGGTCGAGGTTAAGGAACATATCGAAACGAAGAAAGGAACCAGTTTCACCTCATTCGAACGATTCATAAAACACATTGGGGAATTGGCCCATAGCTTGAATGAAAATGACAAAGCCATCCTACTGGTATGTTTCATCTATGACAGTTCTAAATATATTGGCTCATCGAGCGGGAAACACAACAGCTATATCCGGAATTCTGTGCATTCATCAATACACCAAGGGGTTGAGGTGTGGCAGGTTAACTTCCAAATAACCCCTACGGAAGTAAATCTCATACGTTATTTTGAAACCACAAAAGATATTATAAATGCTTGA
- a CDS encoding carbohydrate ABC transporter permease — MYHKNPTYRVFYLFNIAFLVLISVVCVLPLLHIFAVSLSGKSAADSNLVGLIPVDFSLDGYLRTFENSNFLSALRISVLRSAVGTVLAMCVTVLAAFPLSRNSREFRGRNFYVWFFLIIMIFDAGLVPHYILMEKINLINSFWIFILPGLVNVWNIILMMNFFRALPRDLDEAAIMDGATSFQIMSRIYLPVSLPAIATLSLFTLVGHWNAWFDGMLYMTSPDRWPLATLLQTIVVVQDFSKTGIRFEDLQTLSNRSVKSAQIFIAMLPILLVYPFLQRFFVKGIVLGAVKE, encoded by the coding sequence ATGTACCATAAAAACCCCACCTACCGCGTATTCTATCTGTTCAATATCGCTTTCCTTGTGCTGATTTCCGTTGTCTGCGTGCTGCCGCTGCTTCATATCTTTGCGGTGTCCCTAAGCGGTAAATCGGCAGCTGATTCCAATCTTGTCGGACTAATCCCGGTAGATTTCTCGCTGGATGGGTACCTGCGCACCTTCGAAAACAGCAATTTCCTGTCGGCACTACGAATCTCGGTGCTGCGGAGCGCTGTCGGCACAGTACTGGCCATGTGCGTAACGGTGCTGGCCGCCTTCCCCCTCTCGCGGAATTCCCGGGAATTCAGGGGCCGGAACTTCTATGTATGGTTCTTTCTGATTATTATGATTTTCGACGCCGGGCTTGTCCCGCATTATATCCTGATGGAGAAGATCAATCTGATCAATTCCTTCTGGATCTTCATCCTCCCTGGCCTGGTCAATGTCTGGAATATCATCCTGATGATGAATTTCTTCCGGGCATTGCCGCGTGATCTGGATGAAGCCGCGATTATGGACGGGGCAACCTCCTTTCAGATTATGTCCAGGATTTATCTGCCAGTATCGCTCCCGGCCATCGCCACCCTGTCCCTGTTCACCCTTGTGGGCCATTGGAATGCCTGGTTTGACGGCATGCTCTATATGACCTCGCCCGACCGCTGGCCCCTGGCCACGCTGCTGCAGACCATCGTCGTTGTGCAGGACTTCAGCAAGACCGGCATCCGCTTCGAGGATCTGCAAACGCTCTCCAACCGGAGCGTCAAATCCGCGCAGATTTTCATCGCCATGCTGCCCATCCTGCTGGTCTATCCGTTTCTTCAGCGCTTTTTCGTCAAGGGTATCGTGCTTGGTGCCGTTAAGGAGTAG
- a CDS encoding ABC transporter permease subunit: MAANAAPKANPGTGTTARQFAATWRLHLMLLPAVLVALIFKYAPMPGIVIAFQDFKPWQGISGSSWVGWSNFELIFSMHDSRQVILNTLIISCLKIAFGLVVPVIFALLLNEIRQMGLKRSVQTLVYLPHFMSWVILGGILLDLLSLEGIVNQLLSFFHMQPVMFLSEGNWFRFTVILSDLWKEFGFSAIVFLASLSGINPALYEAAEIDGAGRMKQTLYITLPSMLPIIVVVFTLSLGNMLNANFDQIYNLINSLVLDKGDIIDTYVYRSFQEGQYSLSTAVGLFKSVIGFIMIGGGYYSAYKWANYRIF; this comes from the coding sequence ATGGCGGCCAATGCCGCTCCCAAGGCCAATCCCGGAACCGGCACGACAGCCCGGCAGTTTGCCGCCACATGGAGGCTGCATCTTATGCTGCTGCCGGCCGTGCTCGTCGCGCTTATATTCAAATATGCCCCTATGCCGGGCATCGTCATCGCTTTTCAGGACTTCAAGCCCTGGCAGGGCATTTCCGGCTCATCGTGGGTGGGCTGGAGCAATTTCGAGCTTATTTTCTCCATGCATGATTCCAGGCAGGTCATTCTCAACACACTGATTATCTCCTGTCTCAAAATCGCCTTCGGACTCGTCGTCCCGGTGATATTCGCCCTTCTGCTCAACGAAATCCGCCAGATGGGGCTTAAGCGCTCGGTGCAAACCCTGGTCTATCTGCCCCATTTCATGTCATGGGTGATTCTGGGCGGTATTCTCCTCGATCTCTTGTCCCTGGAAGGAATTGTGAACCAGCTGCTCAGCTTCTTCCACATGCAGCCCGTGATGTTCCTCAGTGAAGGGAACTGGTTCCGCTTCACCGTCATTCTGAGCGACTTGTGGAAGGAATTCGGCTTCAGCGCCATCGTCTTCCTGGCCTCGCTGTCCGGCATCAATCCCGCGCTCTACGAAGCGGCGGAGATTGACGGGGCGGGCCGCATGAAGCAGACCCTCTACATCACGCTCCCCTCAATGCTGCCGATCATCGTCGTGGTCTTCACGCTGTCGCTGGGCAACATGCTGAACGCCAACTTCGACCAGATCTATAATCTGATCAATTCTCTGGTGCTGGACAAGGGCGACATTATTGATACCTATGTCTACCGTTCCTTCCAGGAAGGCCAATACAGCCTGTCCACCGCCGTCGGCCTGTTCAAGTCAGTGATCGGCTTCATCATGATCGGGGGAGGCTACTATTCAGCCTACAAGTGGGCAAATTACCGGATTTTCTGA
- a CDS encoding cache domain-containing sensor histidine kinase — translation MRGYRPVFVKITAVIFMLIMPMALLYTYYSEKSLEVIDGQITDNNESRLFFLKNQIESNIDRLSLSSSVLTRDSSIMDLQLNLLTEDYYQTLYYQTQVKEKLQLQSLSSNWRNDLSVYLPESRRRISTNPGDTFDMKEMKLSPAGVWRLHPGSGTANPYYQMFVWDPYLAKEQNREPVAVFEVRFAVDNIRRMLGDYKQDNPGKSFLLTAYGTAYGAVSSDDATARETGRLLLQGPLKESGHRSLEIGGEDTFISYAYLPSLGAYLVDYVPLDVIHAPVVQSRRMFYLSFVVLALLALIASYLLYQHVQKPVTEVVKGLRSFERGNYSFRIRERFHNEFDYMRLRFNEMAEQTQHLINDVYEEQNRSRLATLKQLQSQIHPHFLYNCLSFIAACAKAGETETIREMVYHLGDYYRYTTRVENQRPLLEEEVNQARNYLHIYAFRLERLDFVLNIPPDMLAEPVPRLFLQPVVENAIIHGVEPQPEAGTIRVTGVQEGPYNLLRVEDSGAGMTEEQIAGYMKELELPMNEQTGCGLWNVNQRLKQQYGPGSGIRLDASPGLGGLRVTLRWKREHEGGQPSENAADARR, via the coding sequence ATGCGGGGATACCGGCCGGTATTTGTCAAAATCACTGCCGTTATTTTCATGCTGATTATGCCAATGGCTCTGCTCTATACGTACTACAGTGAGAAGAGTCTTGAAGTCATCGATGGACAGATTACAGATAACAATGAAAGCCGCTTGTTTTTCCTGAAGAATCAGATTGAATCGAACATTGACCGCCTGTCCTTGTCCTCCAGTGTGCTGACGAGAGATTCCTCGATCATGGATTTGCAGCTCAATCTGCTCACGGAGGATTATTATCAGACGCTTTACTACCAGACACAGGTCAAGGAAAAGCTGCAGCTTCAGAGTCTTTCCAGCAACTGGCGCAACGATCTGTCCGTCTATTTGCCGGAGAGCCGGCGCCGTATCTCCACCAATCCGGGCGACACGTTCGACATGAAGGAGATGAAGCTGTCTCCTGCAGGCGTCTGGAGACTGCATCCGGGCAGCGGTACAGCGAATCCGTATTATCAAATGTTCGTGTGGGACCCTTACCTGGCGAAGGAGCAGAACCGGGAGCCCGTCGCTGTATTCGAGGTGCGGTTCGCGGTCGACAACATCCGGCGGATGCTGGGTGACTACAAGCAGGATAATCCCGGTAAATCCTTTCTGCTCACGGCATACGGTACAGCTTACGGTGCCGTATCCTCAGACGATGCCACCGCAAGGGAGACCGGGCGTCTGCTGCTCCAAGGCCCGCTGAAGGAATCCGGACACCGGAGCCTTGAAATCGGCGGGGAGGATACTTTTATCAGCTATGCATATCTGCCCTCCCTGGGCGCCTATCTGGTGGATTATGTCCCGCTTGATGTTATTCACGCACCGGTGGTGCAGAGCCGCAGAATGTTCTATCTCAGTTTTGTTGTGCTGGCCCTGCTGGCGCTTATTGCCTCTTATCTGCTGTACCAGCATGTGCAGAAGCCGGTCACAGAGGTGGTCAAGGGCCTGCGGAGCTTTGAGCGGGGCAATTATTCCTTTCGTATTAGAGAACGCTTTCATAACGAGTTTGATTATATGCGCCTGCGGTTCAATGAGATGGCCGAGCAGACCCAGCATTTGATCAATGACGTCTACGAGGAACAGAACCGTTCCAGGCTTGCAACACTGAAGCAGCTGCAGTCGCAGATCCATCCCCACTTCCTGTACAATTGCCTCTCCTTCATCGCCGCCTGCGCCAAGGCTGGGGAAACAGAAACGATCCGGGAGATGGTCTATCATCTGGGTGATTACTACCGCTACACGACACGGGTGGAGAACCAGCGTCCGCTCCTGGAGGAAGAGGTGAACCAGGCCAGGAACTATCTGCACATCTATGCATTCAGACTGGAGCGTCTGGATTTCGTGCTGAATATTCCGCCGGACATGCTGGCTGAGCCGGTCCCCCGGCTGTTTCTGCAGCCTGTAGTGGAGAATGCCATTATCCATGGTGTGGAGCCGCAGCCGGAAGCGGGAACGATACGGGTCACAGGTGTACAAGAAGGGCCGTATAATCTGCTGCGGGTTGAGGACAGCGGGGCGGGCATGACGGAGGAGCAGATCGCCGGCTATATGAAAGAGCTGGAGCTGCCCATGAATGAGCAGACAGGCTGCGGCCTGTGGAATGTCAATCAGCGTCTGAAGCAGCAGTACGGTCCGGGGTCCGGCATCAGGCTGGACGCCTCGCCGGGTCTCGGCGGTTTACGGGTCACCCTGCGCTGGAAAAGGGAACATGAAGGAGGACAGCCAAGTGAAAATGCAGCTGATGCTCGTCGATGA
- a CDS encoding response regulator, which yields MQLMLVDDEPMILKSMVQNDWASAGVEHVYPAASGLEAAELLKHHPVDIVVTDIRMPGMDGLALCKHVHEHYPRTRCVLLSGFGEFEYARQAIEHRTVGYLLKPVKDEELLAEVKRVAGGIRGEWEQIASQERARRTLHLHMPMLRSGFLNDLLSGQLPEPGALAERLKEYQLPFHAGDSLLLVMVRPEKVFGSGEEPDALLFEYAVQNIAAEILEPDCDVWHCCDPYGYLVFALRSRKQPQEMGEMDVMALHTKAHELQLKVSGLLKGQVSLLLSEPLRFPMELAQVYRKSLNEFRKIPRSEQEFLALAGGTRTVDRTLTSLYAPPAFLRLMEGGRWDEVRSKLAAIVLEMEEKLLDSGEHLAELYHTLVSAFLAIAHQQGKTLMEATAGKGELGEPARIMRSTGTVADWAEGILSCLSQSENAEYNDHKRQLLARIHRFIEENLARDVSLQSIADHVKLHAVYLSSMYKQETGENLSDYIMRYRMEQAAVLLRSTEIRIYELAARLGFQHPPYFSKLFKNYYGITPQEYRERLL from the coding sequence ATGCAGCTGATGCTCGTCGATGACGAGCCGATGATTCTTAAGAGCATGGTCCAGAATGACTGGGCTTCCGCCGGTGTGGAGCATGTGTATCCGGCAGCATCCGGTCTGGAGGCGGCAGAGCTGCTGAAGCATCATCCGGTCGATATTGTGGTCACGGATATCCGCATGCCCGGGATGGACGGTTTGGCCTTATGCAAGCATGTGCATGAGCATTATCCAAGAACCCGCTGCGTGCTGCTGTCGGGCTTCGGCGAATTTGAATACGCCCGGCAGGCTATCGAGCACCGGACAGTGGGCTATCTGCTGAAGCCGGTCAAGGATGAAGAGCTGCTCGCTGAAGTGAAGCGGGTTGCCGGCGGCATCCGCGGCGAATGGGAGCAGATTGCTTCCCAGGAGCGGGCGCGGCGGACCCTGCACCTGCATATGCCGATGCTGCGGTCGGGATTTCTCAACGATCTGCTGTCAGGCCAGCTGCCGGAGCCCGGAGCGCTGGCCGAGCGGCTGAAGGAGTACCAGCTTCCGTTCCATGCGGGGGACTCGCTGCTGCTGGTGATGGTGCGGCCCGAGAAGGTATTCGGCAGCGGAGAAGAGCCGGACGCCCTGCTGTTTGAATATGCGGTGCAGAATATTGCCGCTGAGATACTGGAGCCGGACTGTGATGTCTGGCACTGCTGCGATCCCTATGGCTATCTTGTCTTTGCTCTGCGCAGCCGGAAGCAACCTCAGGAGATGGGCGAAATGGATGTGATGGCTCTGCATACCAAGGCGCACGAACTGCAGCTGAAGGTGTCCGGACTGCTCAAGGGACAGGTCTCACTCTTGCTCAGTGAGCCGCTGCGCTTCCCCATGGAGCTGGCGCAGGTCTACCGCAAGTCGCTGAACGAATTCCGCAAAATCCCGCGCAGTGAGCAGGAATTCCTGGCTCTTGCGGGCGGCACCCGGACAGTAGACCGTACCTTGACTTCACTCTATGCGCCGCCGGCATTCCTGCGGCTGATGGAGGGAGGCCGGTGGGATGAGGTGCGCAGCAAGCTGGCTGCCATTGTCCTCGAAATGGAGGAGAAGCTGCTGGATTCCGGGGAGCATCTGGCCGAGCTGTACCATACGCTGGTGAGCGCTTTCCTGGCCATTGCCCACCAGCAGGGAAAGACCCTGATGGAAGCGACGGCCGGGAAGGGGGAGCTGGGCGAACCTGCCCGGATCATGCGCAGTACCGGTACTGTTGCGGACTGGGCGGAAGGGATATTGTCCTGTCTTTCGCAGTCGGAGAATGCGGAGTACAACGATCACAAGCGCCAGCTGCTGGCGAGAATCCACCGCTTCATCGAGGAGAATCTTGCCCGGGATGTCTCCCTCCAGAGCATTGCCGACCACGTGAAGCTGCATGCGGTGTATCTGTCCTCCATGTACAAGCAGGAGACCGGTGAGAATCTGAGCGATTACATCATGCGCTACCGGATGGAGCAGGCGGCGGTGCTGCTGCGCTCCACGGAGATCCGGATTTATGAGCTGGCCGCCCGGCTGGGCTTCCAGCATCCTCCGTATTTCAGCAAGCTGTTCAAGAACTATTACGGGATCACGCCGCAGGAATACCGGGAACGCCTGCTCTAA